In Elusimicrobiota bacterium, the sequence ATCTGCTCGTAATGATTATCGCTATATCTATCGGCTTGATGGGTATGGGCTTGTATGTGGTCAGTCGCGTGAAAGGTACCAAACGAGAACGATTACTGTTAGAACATAAAAATCATCTGCTGAATATAATAGAGCAAAAAGGCAGTGGAGGCAGGGGAGGTGGTGGCGTATCTTTTGCTAAAGATATTACTAAATCAGTATCAGATGAAGAGATGTCTGTAAAAGAAATGCTGGTCTCACCCAATGCGTTTATCCGTGCAAGAGGGGTTGAATTACTAGAAGAAGAATTAAAACAGCAGGAAGATCCAGTGGTCAGCGCAAAAATACTGTTGCCATATTTAAGAGACCCGAATAACAGAGTAAAAGCAAACGCTGCTAAAGCAATGTATAATATCAATCCTGATGTCGCAATTTCTACTTTGGCAGATATGCTGGATAGTTCAAATAGATGGATGCAATCTTCTGCAAGTTGGGTATTAGGTGAAATAGGCGATACCAAAAGTACAGAAATTCTGATAAATAGATTCAATGTATTAGACCCGCAAGCAAAAAAATCGGCTGTTCGGTCGTTACATAAAATTCTTAAACATTCTCAAGGAAAAATAGCCGATGAACTTTATCGTAAAATAGAAATGATAATAACGGGCGAGTCCGCTAAGAAAGAAGGCGAAATAACTGATATAGACGAAATCTTGAAAGAAATACCAGGCGAGTTAAAACACGATTCCGCAGATGTCAGAGATTATCAAGCGATTTTGCATCTGAAAAATGGAATAGTTCTCTATAAAGATGGTAAGTATAACGAGGCAATTCTGGAACTACGGGATTGTATTCAGTATAACGATAAAATCTGGCAGGCGTATGAATTTCTTGGCAACTGCTATTATGGCAAGAGAAAAGTACAGGAAGCGATAAAATGCTATGAACGAGCATTACAACTTAACCCGAATGCTACATATATCAAGGACTTAATTGAACAAAAAAAATCCGAACTGATTTGACGCTATGGAGTTGCTATGGTATCAAAAAACGAAAACAAAATCCGACTGAATCTGCTAAGAGAAAAATTAAAACAACAGGCACTCAAAGAAAAAGAGTTTATATCTGCAATCCAGACGGAAATCAATACATTAAAAACTGAACTAGTATCAAAAACCCAGCAGTTAGAGACAGAACGGGTATTGCGAGTAAATATCAGTAACGAACTGGAACGGTTAAGAACTGCATCTTCAGAAGAAACAACAAGAACATCAACCCTTTTAGATGAAACTAAACAAAAAGCACAAATAGAACTAACTGAATTAGAAAGAACATTAACAGAAAAAACAAAGGAACTTACAGCAAAACTTGAAAACGAAAAAAACGAACTTCTTACCCAACTCAAAACCAAAGATGATGAATTCCATAATCTCAAACATAACTATGAACTGGAGTTGAATTCATATAAACAAAATGTAGAACAAGAAATTACACGGCTTTCAGAATTGGTCAAAAAATTAGAAGAGGAAAAAGCTACACTTGAACAGGCACTAAAAAATAAAGAAGAACAATTTTTTGAAGAACGGATTTTGCTTAAACAGGAAATAACCGAGATGAAAAAACAAATTGAGACAAAAAAATAAAATCCTGTTAATCCTGTCAAATACAAACAAAATATGAAAAAACGGATTTTTTTCGGGATATTAGTAAGCATAATTTTTTTGTATCCGGTTTTGAGAAATATTAATTTCCAAAATCTGTTTGGAATAATCTCTAACGGACAGTATATATGGATTCTGCCTTGCATTGTTATCTATACACTGGCTTTTGGTTTCCGGGCTATTAGATGGACATATCTTTTCCGGCCGGTTAAAAAGTTTACAGCCACTCAGCTTTTTTCCAGTTTGATAATGGGCTTCGCAGCTAATAATATTTTTCCAATACGGATTGGCGAAATTGTCCGAGCGTATATTGTCGGTAAAAAGTATGATGTATCTAAAGGCGCTTCACTGGCAACAATTATTTTAGAACGAATTATGGATGGTGTGGCTGTGTTAATTCTACTGGGACTGGCAATACCGTTTATACCAAAAGTGCCTATATGGACACGGAAAATGTCTGTGTATGCTATCATTCTGTTTGTTGGCGCACTTGGTGTCGCAGTGGCAATAATTACTAAGAAAAATTCGGTCAACTATTTGTGGAAACTACCATTTATAAAATATGAACTGAAAGCAAAAATTATTAATAAACTTGTAAAGTTTATAACAGGATTTGAAGCACTCAAGGATATATTCGGGTTTGTTATGATTATTTTTTTGTCTATCTGTGTATGGCTATGCGAGACATTGAATATATTTTTTATGGTAAAAATTGTTAATATAAATTTGCCAATTACTGTAATGGTTTTTGTTATTTTTGCAGCAGTAATAGGTGTTACAATCCCAGCTGCACCAGGCGCTATCGGGACATTTGAATTTTTTTATGTAGCCAGTATGATGTTCTTCGGTATCAGCAAAGATAAAGCGCTCGCAAGTGCGTTGATTATTCACGCTATCGGGATGACATATATTTTGCTGCTTGGTGGCTATTACTTCGTTAAGGAGGGTGTGTCATACAAAGAAATTGCATCTGTAAGTTAGAAGCAGTATCTGTTGATAGGTCAATCCTCGTTAATTGTGAAGGTAGAATCCATTCTGTTTTTCAAAATGCAGTAAATATCTTGATAGATGAGAATCTGGTTTCTATCGTAGATAAAAAGTATTTCAACGGTCCTAATCGGATTTTAGTATCTGATTTTGCTATTTCACTATTTCAGAATTCTGAAATAGTGAAATTCAAACAGGACAGATTATCTTTCTCAAACGGAGTTATAATATCACTTAAAAATGCTAAACAATGGGAATCAAATGTCCCGAAAATTTCACCGGATATTGTAAATACATCAATAATTTCAAATTATCTTAAAAACTATCTATTCGTCAAGCCATCAGTAGTTGAGCAATTTAAGTTCGCAGTTGAGACACAAAATAAAAAATTGGTTAACTATAATGTAGACAAATTGGTTGGACTCGGCAGTGGGCTTACACCAGCCGGTGATGATTTTTTAGCTGGTTTTATATCAGCAAGTTGGTTTCTTAGTGAAGGGGGAATTAAGGGGATTCAGCCGGTTAAATTTTTTCTGAAAAATGTTAAAATAAATTATTCAAAAACGAATTTTATATCTGCAGCGTATTTAAGGTATTCTATCGTCGGCAGAATAAGTGAGGTAATAGCAAATACAATTATTTCAATTACAGAACGCAATCCTTGTATGTCATTCTGGCTTGATAATTTGGCGAATACCGGTGCTACTTCAGGAAAAGATACACTGTTCGGTATTCTAACCGCAATGGAGATTCATAATGCTTGTAAATATAGTGAAAAAAAACTTTTATCGTGATTCTGTTTTCTTGATGGCGTTATCAAATAAAATCAAAACTATAGATGGTGTGATTGACTCGTCAGTAATGATGGGGACAGATGCTAATAAAAAGTTACTATCCGAAACCGGATTTTTTGCAAAAGAAGACGAAAATGCTACACCAAACGATTTACTCATATGTGTAAGTTTGCAGACAACCACTGATGTCAAACAGATTACTGAAAGTATTGAAAAAATGTTAGATGTAACAGTTGCAAAATCAACAATATCAACTGCTGAAAATCCAAAAAGTGTTGAGGAAGCAATTGAAATTCAGCCCAATGCAAATATCGCTGTAATATCAATCCCAGGGCAGTATGTTCGGTATCAGGCAGAAAAACTATTAAAAAACAATATCAATCTGATGATTTTTTCAGATAATGTGTCGGTTGAAGATGAAATTATACTAAAAAAACTTGGTGTTGAAAAAAAATTGCTTGTAATGGGACCTGACTGTGGAACTGCAATACTAAACGGTGTGCCATTAGGTTTTGCAAATGTAGTCAGAAAAGGTTCTATCGGTATTGTCGCCGCATCAGGCACAGGCACACAGGAAGTAACTACAATTATCCATAAACAAGGCGAAGGTATATCACAAGCAATCGGGCTTGGTGGCAGAGACCTGAAAAGCGAAGTTGGTGGCTTGATGGCATTGTCGGCACTCAAAATGCTTGAAAACGACCCCGACACAAAAGTTATCTGTATTGTTTCCAAACCACCTGCAGTTGAAGTTGAAGAAAAAATTATTGAGTTGGTCAAAAATTATGATAAACCGGTTATTATAGATTTTATTGGCTCAAGAATTCAACGAGAAGATAATAGAAATATGTTTTTTGTGAATACACTTGAAGATGTCGCATTAAAATCAATCGCAGTTTTACAAAATAAGAAATATGTGCCTGACAAAAAACTTGCCAGTAATTTGCTCAAACTTGCTAAAAATGAAATAAAAAAATATAAAAAA encodes:
- a CDS encoding tetratricopeptide repeat protein, translating into MKMDKSKWLSDYVFKWFVFTIHLFTYSLIHLLFITYSLNHCLYAQVGSVNQYINQANELYSAGDVESAIISLEDALAFDPSSQQAKTLMIKILTEQGKKYYTQKNYPKALQYLKRASDLAPEIPELKTLYNEVQSAQQAAEIKPIEPIPQKEIKKIITSAPATSPRLPTLPTTPAQPQITKQELEKMVALLDTFKTAQAQWQQSTELLNKKIVKFEQARIMYLLVMIIAISIGLMGMGLYVVSRVKGTKRERLLLEHKNHLLNIIEQKGSGGRGGGGVSFAKDITKSVSDEEMSVKEMLVSPNAFIRARGVELLEEELKQQEDPVVSAKILLPYLRDPNNRVKANAAKAMYNINPDVAISTLADMLDSSNRWMQSSASWVLGEIGDTKSTEILINRFNVLDPQAKKSAVRSLHKILKHSQGKIADELYRKIEMIITGESAKKEGEITDIDEILKEIPGELKHDSADVRDYQAILHLKNGIVLYKDGKYNEAILELRDCIQYNDKIWQAYEFLGNCYYGKRKVQEAIKCYERALQLNPNATYIKDLIEQKKSELI
- a CDS encoding lysylphosphatidylglycerol synthase transmembrane domain-containing protein is translated as MKKRIFFGILVSIIFLYPVLRNINFQNLFGIISNGQYIWILPCIVIYTLAFGFRAIRWTYLFRPVKKFTATQLFSSLIMGFAANNIFPIRIGEIVRAYIVGKKYDVSKGASLATIILERIMDGVAVLILLGLAIPFIPKVPIWTRKMSVYAIILFVGALGVAVAIITKKNSVNYLWKLPFIKYELKAKIINKLVKFITGFEALKDIFGFVMIIFLSICVWLCETLNIFFMVKIVNINLPITVMVFVIFAAVIGVTIPAAPGAIGTFEFFYVASMMFFGISKDKALASALIIHAIGMTYILLLGGYYFVKEGVSYKEIASVS
- a CDS encoding DUF2877 domain-containing protein, which produces MIDENLVSIVDKKYFNGPNRILVSDFAISLFQNSEIVKFKQDRLSFSNGVIISLKNAKQWESNVPKISPDIVNTSIISNYLKNYLFVKPSVVEQFKFAVETQNKKLVNYNVDKLVGLGSGLTPAGDDFLAGFISASWFLSEGGIKGIQPVKFFLKNVKINYSKTNFISAAYLRYSIVGRISEVIANTIISITERNPCMSFWLDNLANTGATSGKDTLFGILTAMEIHNACKYSEKKLLS
- a CDS encoding FdrA family protein, which gives rise to MLVNIVKKNFYRDSVFLMALSNKIKTIDGVIDSSVMMGTDANKKLLSETGFFAKEDENATPNDLLICVSLQTTTDVKQITESIEKMLDVTVAKSTISTAENPKSVEEAIEIQPNANIAVISIPGQYVRYQAEKLLKNNINLMIFSDNVSVEDEIILKKLGVEKKLLVMGPDCGTAILNGVPLGFANVVRKGSIGIVAASGTGTQEVTTIIHKQGEGISQAIGLGGRDLKSEVGGLMALSALKMLENDPDTKVICIVSKPPAVEVEEKIIELVKNYDKPVIIDFIGSRIQREDNRNMFFVNTLEDVALKSIAVLQNKKYVPDKKLASNLLKLAKNEIKKYKKNQKYIRGLFSGGTLCDEAIFGLEKSISEIYSNIAVKPEYKLKD